One part of the Enterococcus sp. DIV1094 genome encodes these proteins:
- a CDS encoding ABC transporter permease subunit, whose translation MSRLKVEKLLPPLILFSFALMLFYPLVNVMKEALTVDGRFSFELIQELAKDYGWLDALSNSLIVGGITALLATLLGFVFAYGMHFTNLPKGFKWIIEKCFFLPMLLPTITYGFVLIYSFGRQGLWTRLFGHELFSIYGKSGVVLGLLIYTIPVTFLLMNDAMNYLDKRYLTVSRLMGDGILRGLRITILQPLSKTFGVAFVQAFFMSFTDFGIPVAVGGRETFITTLLYEYFMGSIPDFNRGAVIALIMLVPSIISILFLRKIQKNDHTSPGTSTSIKSNRIRDCLFSIGMTIGGLFIVGIFLVMFLIPFVEGWPFDLTFTTRHIEAFMQTSDLRRTLNTGLIVAFWTALVGTVIAYLAAVFTARSVKQSMILKMIDSLASVTNSIPGMVLGIAYLLVFSGTTLQSTISILVIANMIHYFATPYQLAKSALLKMNPNWENTAKMMGDSWFETLVRIILPNSKRTIVEMACYYFTNSMVTISAVVFLTSARTMVITTKIKELQHFGRFTEIFILSILLLLVNLTARILAQSIMRRVEANEKISKKRFDLSVIRQRFGNSRGV comes from the coding sequence ATGAGTAGGTTGAAAGTAGAAAAGTTATTACCTCCGCTTATCTTGTTTAGTTTTGCGCTGATGTTGTTCTATCCCTTAGTAAACGTGATGAAAGAGGCATTAACTGTAGATGGACGATTTTCTTTTGAACTGATTCAAGAACTCGCAAAAGATTACGGTTGGTTGGATGCGCTAAGCAACAGCCTGATCGTTGGCGGTATCACGGCACTTTTGGCAACACTTCTTGGTTTTGTGTTTGCTTATGGCATGCACTTTACCAATTTGCCAAAGGGGTTCAAGTGGATCATCGAGAAATGCTTCTTCCTGCCAATGTTGTTGCCAACGATCACTTACGGGTTTGTCTTGATCTATTCTTTTGGCCGTCAAGGCTTATGGACGCGTCTGTTCGGTCATGAATTATTTTCGATCTATGGGAAATCAGGTGTGGTCTTAGGGTTATTGATCTATACGATCCCAGTGACTTTCTTATTGATGAACGATGCGATGAACTATTTGGATAAACGCTATTTGACAGTATCAAGATTGATGGGTGATGGTATTTTGAGAGGGCTGAGGATCACGATCTTGCAGCCATTAAGCAAAACATTTGGCGTTGCCTTCGTCCAAGCATTTTTCATGAGTTTTACTGATTTTGGTATTCCTGTAGCGGTAGGCGGTCGAGAAACATTTATCACTACCTTACTGTATGAGTATTTTATGGGGTCGATCCCAGATTTTAATCGCGGGGCAGTCATTGCGTTGATCATGTTGGTTCCTTCGATCATCAGTATTTTGTTTTTACGCAAGATCCAAAAAAACGACCATACGTCACCTGGTACAAGCACATCTATAAAGAGCAACCGTATCAGAGACTGCCTCTTTAGCATAGGTATGACGATTGGTGGATTATTCATTGTAGGTATATTTCTAGTGATGTTCCTCATTCCGTTTGTGGAAGGTTGGCCGTTTGATTTGACGTTTACAACCCGCCATATCGAAGCGTTTATGCAAACGTCTGATTTGCGTCGGACGCTGAATACGGGTCTTATCGTGGCATTTTGGACAGCTTTAGTGGGGACGGTCATTGCCTATCTAGCAGCAGTTTTCACCGCACGTTCTGTGAAACAGAGCATGATACTCAAAATGATCGACAGCTTAGCTTCAGTCACTAATTCGATTCCAGGAATGGTCTTAGGGATCGCTTATTTACTTGTTTTTAGTGGCACGACTCTGCAAAGTACAATCAGTATTTTAGTGATTGCAAACATGATCCATTATTTTGCAACACCTTACCAGTTAGCAAAAAGTGCCTTGTTGAAGATGAATCCAAATTGGGAAAATACGGCGAAGATGATGGGCGATAGTTGGTTCGAAACGTTGGTTCGGATCATTCTGCCAAATTCAAAGCGAACCATTGTGGAAATGGCTTGTTACTATTTTACCAACTCGATGGTAACGATCAGTGCAGTCGTTTTTCTGACAAGTGCGCGAACGATGGTCATTACGACAAAAATCAAAGAATTGCAACATTTCGGGCGATTTACTGAAATCTTTATCCTTTCCATTTTATTATTGCTCGTTAATTTAACCGCAAGAATCCTTGCGCAATCAATCATGAGGAGAGTTGAAGCAAATGAAAAAATTAGTAAGAAAAGGTTTGATTTATCTGTCATTCGTCAGCGCTTTGGGAATTCTAGGGGCGTGTAG
- a CDS encoding ABC transporter ATP-binding protein, protein MLKLDGISKTFNHHEVLKEINVSIDKGEIVSILGASGSGKTTLLNIILGLEQPTNGQLLYDGEDITKHAMEKRPFNIVFQDYALFPNLSAYENLVYGLRKQKNLTSKEELQELIDLLDLNDHLDKRIHQLSGGQKQRVALGRTLVMKPQVLLLDEPLSALDGVIKESIKERIQTIAKKLNLTTIIVTHDPEEALTLSDKIMVLKDGRIAQYSTPKEIVTNTVEPFVQAFIVDQLKIKRRNIERIFTQATGVLQEKVVYFS, encoded by the coding sequence ATGTTAAAACTAGATGGTATTAGTAAAACTTTTAATCATCATGAGGTTTTAAAAGAAATCAATGTATCGATCGATAAAGGAGAGATCGTTTCGATACTCGGTGCTTCAGGTTCAGGAAAAACGACATTACTGAATATCATCTTAGGATTGGAGCAACCAACGAATGGTCAACTACTTTATGATGGCGAGGATATTACGAAACACGCCATGGAGAAACGACCATTTAATATTGTTTTTCAAGACTATGCTTTATTTCCTAATTTAAGTGCGTATGAAAACTTAGTTTATGGTTTGCGAAAACAAAAAAATCTCACTTCTAAAGAAGAATTACAAGAATTGATCGATCTATTAGATTTGAACGATCATTTAGATAAACGAATCCACCAACTATCAGGCGGGCAAAAACAACGAGTAGCATTAGGACGCACATTGGTGATGAAACCCCAAGTCTTATTGTTGGATGAGCCTTTGAGTGCCTTGGATGGTGTCATCAAAGAGTCGATCAAAGAGCGCATCCAAACGATTGCCAAAAAACTGAATTTAACGACGATCATCGTGACACATGACCCGGAGGAAGCGTTGACCCTTTCTGATAAGATCATGGTGCTAAAAGATGGTCGGATCGCACAATACAGTACGCCAAAAGAAATCGTCACGAATACTGTCGAGCCTTTTGTACAGGCATTTATCGTTGATCAATTAAAAATCAAACGTAGAAATATTGAACGGATCTTTACGCAAGCAACAGGAGTCCTTCAAGAAAAAGTGGTTTATTTCTCATGA
- a CDS encoding 1-deoxy-D-xylulose-5-phosphate synthase, translating into MLLEQIKGPQDLKQLTKEELQQVVEEARTALLEKISQYGGHNGPNLGVVEMTVALHYVFDSPKDQFVFDVSHQTYVHKMLTGRAQAFLDQAHYNEVSGYTNPLESEHDLFTIGHTSTSLSLANGLAKARDLKKETSNVIAVIGDGSLSGGLAYEGLNNISELGTNTIVIVNDNDQSIAENHGGLYKNLKELRETNGQAENNFFQSLGLDYRYLEAGNDLTALIELFEEVKDQKEPIVLHIHTTKGKGFSYAEANREKFHAGGPFSLETGEYLRSSKPIETYSSLTTDFLLQKMNEDPTVVAVNAGTPMILFSPEQRQQVGSQFVDVGIAEEHAATMTAGLAKGGVKPVWAVHSPFLQRSYDQISHDLALNRLSGTILVTLASVNGMNDESHLGIFDIPFLSHIPNLVYLAPTTKEEYLAMLEWSIDQTDQLVAIRVPVGPVTSTGEVDQTDYSQLYKNKVMQKGEKVAILGLGNFYGLAEEVATELKERQLTATVINPAFISGLDTELLDELKETHQLIVTLEDGILEGGYGQMVAGYLGNEAIHVQTYGLDKAFHDRYEVAALLAENGLTLENIVKNIEQTLTEA; encoded by the coding sequence ATGTTATTAGAACAAATCAAGGGTCCACAGGATCTAAAACAATTGACAAAAGAAGAGCTACAACAAGTAGTTGAAGAAGCACGTACCGCATTATTAGAAAAAATCAGCCAGTATGGTGGGCATAATGGACCGAATCTAGGGGTCGTTGAAATGACCGTAGCACTTCATTATGTGTTTGATTCTCCGAAAGATCAATTCGTATTTGATGTCTCACATCAGACCTATGTGCATAAAATGTTGACTGGAAGAGCGCAAGCGTTTTTGGATCAAGCGCATTATAACGAAGTTTCTGGTTATACGAACCCGTTAGAAAGTGAACATGATCTGTTTACGATCGGACACACATCAACTTCATTGTCTCTAGCCAATGGATTAGCAAAGGCACGAGATTTGAAAAAAGAAACGTCGAATGTCATTGCAGTGATCGGTGATGGTTCTTTGTCAGGTGGCTTAGCCTACGAAGGCTTGAATAATATTTCTGAACTTGGTACGAATACGATCGTCATCGTCAATGACAATGATCAGTCGATTGCGGAAAATCATGGAGGACTCTATAAAAATCTTAAAGAGTTAAGGGAAACGAATGGTCAGGCAGAAAACAACTTCTTTCAATCTTTAGGACTTGATTATCGTTATTTAGAAGCAGGAAATGATTTAACTGCTTTGATCGAGTTGTTTGAAGAAGTGAAGGATCAAAAAGAACCGATCGTACTTCATATCCACACGACCAAAGGTAAAGGTTTTTCTTATGCGGAAGCAAATCGAGAAAAGTTTCATGCGGGTGGTCCGTTCAGCTTAGAAACAGGGGAATACTTAAGATCTTCTAAACCGATAGAAACGTACAGCAGTTTGACGACCGATTTCTTATTACAAAAAATGAACGAAGATCCAACAGTCGTGGCTGTGAATGCAGGGACACCGATGATTTTATTTTCACCGGAACAACGTCAACAAGTGGGTAGTCAATTTGTGGATGTAGGGATTGCTGAAGAGCATGCGGCGACGATGACAGCAGGGCTTGCCAAAGGTGGGGTAAAACCTGTATGGGCGGTCCATTCACCGTTTTTACAAAGAAGTTACGATCAAATTTCACATGATTTAGCGTTGAATCGTTTATCAGGAACGATTTTAGTGACGCTTGCTTCAGTTAATGGCATGAATGATGAAAGTCATTTAGGGATTTTTGATATTCCATTTTTAAGTCACATCCCAAATCTGGTATACTTAGCGCCAACTACTAAAGAAGAGTACTTAGCGATGCTTGAATGGTCGATCGATCAAACGGATCAATTGGTTGCGATCCGAGTGCCAGTTGGACCAGTGACATCAACTGGTGAAGTGGATCAAACAGATTACAGTCAGTTATATAAGAACAAAGTCATGCAAAAAGGTGAAAAAGTGGCAATCTTAGGTCTGGGTAATTTTTACGGCTTAGCTGAAGAAGTTGCGACTGAACTAAAAGAACGCCAACTGACAGCCACAGTGATCAATCCAGCATTTATTTCCGGTTTAGATACTGAATTGCTTGATGAACTAAAAGAAACACATCAGTTGATCGTCACGCTAGAAGACGGTATTTTGGAAGGCGGATATGGCCAAATGGTCGCTGGCTATTTAGGCAATGAAGCGATCCATGTACAAACTTATGGGTTAGATAAAGCTTTCCACGATCGCTATGAGGTAGCGGCACTCTTAGCAGAAAATGGCTTGACGCTGGAAAATATTGTGAAAAACATCGAACAGACACTTACAGAAGCATAA